Proteins co-encoded in one Desulfallas thermosapovorans DSM 6562 genomic window:
- the ytvI gene encoding sporulation integral membrane protein YtvI, translating into MPRSIIKILYVLAGAVTLLAVYLVIKYVVPEAFSLLSYLLVILLPFLLAVIFSIFMEPLVIFLGHNGRVPRAVTVPMAMLVFFGGIGTVLALIFLRLIKELSDLSATIPRMAVEAQNFIDLWIKKGVLFYGALPKSVTSSFQESLNAIIGTVEHWAGELVVILLAVISGVPGAFMVILVSLIATFFFSRDREKIARLWLGVVPQPWGMRIMEISKQIAVAFQAYVRAQIILVSITAFISIIGLYLIGVKYALTVGLLIGFLDMIPVLGPGTIYVPWAFLAFVTGNTVLGIELTVLYLMVMVIRAMLEAKVVASNLGLHPLAVLVAMFVGLKTIGVIGLILGPILIVAIMAAFKAGNSVNK; encoded by the coding sequence TTGCCGCGGTCGATCATAAAAATATTGTACGTGCTGGCGGGTGCGGTGACACTGCTGGCTGTTTATCTGGTTATCAAGTATGTTGTGCCCGAAGCATTTTCCTTACTTTCTTATTTACTGGTTATATTGCTTCCGTTCCTATTGGCGGTGATTTTTAGTATTTTCATGGAGCCATTGGTAATTTTTTTGGGGCATAACGGCAGGGTGCCAAGGGCGGTTACCGTACCAATGGCTATGCTGGTTTTTTTTGGAGGCATCGGTACTGTACTTGCGCTGATTTTTTTGAGGTTGATTAAGGAATTAAGCGACCTATCCGCAACTATACCCCGGATGGCTGTTGAAGCCCAAAACTTTATCGATTTGTGGATAAAAAAAGGCGTTTTATTTTACGGTGCATTGCCAAAAAGTGTAACCTCTAGTTTTCAGGAATCTTTGAATGCCATCATTGGTACCGTAGAGCACTGGGCCGGAGAACTGGTGGTTATTTTATTAGCTGTTATCAGTGGTGTCCCCGGCGCTTTTATGGTCATACTTGTAAGCTTGATTGCTACCTTTTTTTTCAGCAGAGACAGGGAAAAAATAGCCAGGCTTTGGCTTGGAGTAGTTCCCCAGCCGTGGGGGATGCGCATTATGGAAATTAGCAAGCAAATTGCCGTGGCTTTTCAAGCATATGTTCGAGCACAAATTATTTTAGTTTCCATCACTGCATTTATCAGTATCATCGGTCTTTATTTAATAGGGGTCAAGTATGCTCTGACCGTGGGGTTACTGATCGGTTTTTTGGATATGATACCGGTATTGGGTCCGGGCACAATATACGTTCCCTGGGCTTTTCTAGCCTTCGTGACCGGTAATACAGTGCTGGGCATAGAGCTTACAGTGTTATATTTGATGGTAATGGTTATCAGGGCCATGCTGGAAGCCAAGGTTGTAGCCTCCAATTTGGGACTGCACCCTTTGGCGGTATTGGTGGCTATGTTCGTAGGGTTAAAAACCATTGGTGTGATCGGCCTTATACTAGGTCCTATTTTGATTGTTGCTATCATGGCAGCGTTTAAGGCGGGGAACTCCGTTAATAAATAA
- the tsf gene encoding translation elongation factor Ts encodes MAEITAAMVKELREKSGAGMMDCKKALLATEGDMDKAIDFLREKGLASAAKKSGRITAEGLVESYIHAGGKIGVLLEVNCETDFVAKTDEFKALVRDIAMQVAAARPQYVAREEVPADIVAKEKAILAAQAANEGKPEKIIQKMVEGRIEKFYKEVCLLEQPFIKDPDKTIKDLVTEKISKIGENISVRRFVRYELGEGLEKRKDDFAAEVMAQAGK; translated from the coding sequence ATGGCTGAAATAACTGCGGCAATGGTAAAAGAACTGAGGGAAAAATCCGGTGCTGGCATGATGGATTGTAAAAAGGCACTTTTAGCAACCGAAGGCGACATGGATAAGGCCATAGATTTTTTACGTGAAAAGGGACTGGCTTCCGCAGCTAAGAAATCCGGCAGGATTACAGCCGAGGGTTTAGTGGAGTCCTATATTCATGCCGGCGGTAAGATAGGCGTGCTGCTGGAAGTAAACTGTGAAACGGATTTTGTAGCCAAAACCGATGAGTTTAAAGCGCTGGTTAGGGATATCGCCATGCAGGTTGCTGCTGCACGTCCACAATACGTTGCCCGGGAAGAAGTGCCCGCGGACATCGTGGCCAAGGAAAAGGCGATTTTGGCTGCCCAGGCCGCCAATGAAGGAAAACCGGAAAAAATTATTCAGAAGATGGTTGAAGGTAGGATTGAAAAATTTTATAAAGAGGTTTGCCTGTTGGAACAACCGTTTATCAAAGATCCTGATAAAACCATCAAAGATCTGGTAACTGAAAAAATTTCAAAAATAGGTGAAAATATTTCTGTGCGCCGGTTCGTGCGCTACGAGCTTGGTGAGGGTCTGGAAAAGAGGAAAGATGATTTTGCTGCTGAAGTAATGGCCCAGGCAGGAAAATAA
- a CDS encoding 1-deoxy-D-xylulose-5-phosphate reductoisomerase gives MKQLAILGSTGSIGRRALQVVDNFPDDIKPVALAAGKNKQLLLEQVKKYRPRLVSLQGEEDARWLQRQVGNRKTEIFYGQEGLLAVATCPGVDTVLTAISGAVGLGPTVAAIRAGKNIALANKETLVAAGELVMCLAHEYRVNIRPVDSEHSAIWQCLHGEDGNNVARILLTASGGPFRRYNPEQMAGITPAMALNHPNWEMGAKITVDSATLMNKGLEVIEARWLFGINYDNIKVVIHPQSIIHSMVEFNDGSVLAQMGVPDMRLPIQYALFYPQRPAGDVPKLQWPVTDLTFEEPDLEKFPSLALAYRAGRIGKTMPAVLNAANEVAVHAFLTGRISFMSIPELVAAVMEEHIPVTYNSLEDILEADLWARGRADEIIVDKF, from the coding sequence ATGAAGCAATTAGCGATTTTAGGCAGCACCGGATCCATTGGTCGCCGGGCCTTGCAAGTGGTGGATAATTTTCCTGATGATATTAAACCTGTGGCGCTGGCCGCCGGAAAAAACAAACAGCTATTATTGGAACAGGTGAAAAAATACAGGCCCCGTCTGGTTTCGTTGCAAGGGGAAGAGGATGCCCGGTGGTTGCAGCGACAGGTTGGCAACAGAAAAACTGAAATATTTTACGGCCAGGAGGGGTTGCTGGCGGTGGCCACCTGTCCCGGCGTTGATACGGTGTTAACAGCAATTTCCGGTGCAGTGGGGCTTGGGCCCACTGTGGCGGCCATTAGGGCCGGTAAAAATATAGCCCTGGCCAATAAAGAAACGTTGGTGGCCGCTGGTGAGCTGGTTATGTGTCTGGCTCATGAATACCGTGTAAACATCAGACCGGTAGACAGCGAGCATTCGGCCATCTGGCAGTGTTTACACGGGGAAGATGGTAATAACGTAGCCAGAATTTTACTTACTGCCTCGGGGGGGCCATTTCGTCGTTACAATCCAGAGCAAATGGCCGGCATCACCCCTGCTATGGCCCTTAACCACCCCAACTGGGAGATGGGTGCCAAAATCACAGTGGATTCCGCTACTTTAATGAACAAAGGGCTTGAGGTTATAGAAGCAAGATGGTTGTTTGGCATTAATTATGATAATATAAAAGTGGTAATTCATCCCCAAAGCATTATCCATTCCATGGTGGAATTTAATGATGGTTCCGTTTTGGCTCAAATGGGTGTTCCGGATATGCGGTTACCTATACAATATGCTTTGTTTTACCCGCAGCGCCCTGCAGGGGACGTACCTAAGCTGCAGTGGCCGGTCACTGATTTAACCTTCGAAGAGCCCGATTTGGAAAAGTTCCCCTCCCTGGCCCTGGCTTACCGGGCGGGGCGGATAGGTAAAACTATGCCGGCAGTGCTTAACGCTGCTAACGAGGTGGCGGTACATGCCTTTTTAACTGGAAGGATTTCTTTTATGTCTATCCCTGAATTGGTAGCAGCTGTAATGGAGGAGCATATCCCCGTTACATATAACTCACTGGAAGATATACTTGAAGCGGACCTTTGGGCGCGCGGTAGGGCTGATGAAATTATTGTAGATAAATTTTAA
- a CDS encoding DUF362 domain-containing protein, whose protein sequence is MAYRITDECLACGTCLESCPSEAIIEGDIYKIDADKCENCGTCIEECPTGAIIEE, encoded by the coding sequence TTGGCATACAGAATTACCGATGAATGTTTGGCATGTGGAACTTGCTTGGAATCCTGCCCCAGTGAAGCAATTATAGAAGGCGATATATATAAGATTGACGCGGATAAATGTGAAAATTGCGGAACCTGCATTGAAGAATGCCCCACCGGAGCCATTATTGAAGAATAA
- the rpsB gene encoding 30S ribosomal protein S2, whose amino-acid sequence MAVISMKQLLEAGVHFGHQTRRWNPKMAPYIFTDRNGIYIIDLQKTVKKVEEAYNFIKSTVQEGGSVLFVGTKKQAQESVREEAERCGMFYVNQRWLGGMLTNFQTIRKRIERLHALEKMEQDGTMDKLPKKEVAELLHEKERLSKFLGGIKDMRRLPQALFVIDPRKERIAVAEGRKLGIPIVAIVDTNCDPDEVDYIIPGNDDAIRAVRLLTAKIADAVIEGNQGEQTAE is encoded by the coding sequence GTGGCCGTAATTTCAATGAAGCAATTGCTTGAGGCAGGTGTTCATTTTGGACACCAGACCCGCAGATGGAATCCTAAAATGGCTCCTTACATTTTTACGGATCGTAACGGTATTTACATTATTGACTTGCAAAAAACCGTAAAAAAGGTTGAGGAAGCCTATAATTTTATTAAGTCAACCGTTCAGGAAGGCGGCAGCGTGTTATTTGTCGGTACAAAAAAACAAGCCCAGGAATCTGTTCGTGAAGAAGCAGAACGCTGTGGCATGTTTTATGTTAACCAGCGTTGGCTTGGTGGCATGCTGACTAACTTCCAGACCATCCGCAAGCGTATCGAGAGGTTACATGCATTGGAGAAGATGGAACAGGATGGTACAATGGATAAGCTGCCCAAAAAAGAAGTTGCTGAATTGCTGCATGAGAAAGAAAGGTTGTCCAAGTTTTTGGGCGGAATTAAGGATATGCGTCGTTTGCCCCAGGCTTTGTTTGTAATTGATCCACGTAAAGAACGCATTGCTGTTGCCGAGGGACGCAAATTGGGCATCCCCATTGTTGCTATTGTGGATACCAATTGTGATCCCGATGAAGTTGATTATATTATACCCGGTAATGATGATGCCATCAGGGCGGTCAGGCTTTTAACAGCAAAAATTGCTGATGCCGTGATTGAAGGCAACCAGGGTGAACAAACTGCTGAATAA
- the hslV gene encoding ATP-dependent protease subunit HslV: protein MFHATTIVAVKQGNEVAMAGDGQVTLGENTILKHNARKLRRLHGGEVLAGFAGSVADAITLFEKFEGKLESYQGNMKRAAVELAKEWRTDKYLRRLEALLIVADKECILVISGNGEIIEPDDGVVAIGSGGSYAIAAARALVKHTGMNAAEIAREALSIASEICVYTNDHIIVETLKNGG from the coding sequence ATGTTTCATGCCACCACCATAGTGGCCGTAAAACAAGGCAATGAGGTAGCCATGGCCGGCGACGGTCAGGTGACCCTGGGTGAAAACACCATATTAAAACACAATGCCCGCAAATTGCGCCGTTTGCATGGCGGGGAGGTGTTAGCCGGTTTTGCCGGTTCGGTGGCTGATGCCATTACTTTATTTGAAAAGTTCGAGGGCAAACTTGAATCATATCAAGGTAATATGAAAAGGGCGGCGGTGGAACTGGCCAAAGAATGGCGCACTGATAAATACCTGCGCCGTTTGGAGGCACTGCTGATTGTAGCTGATAAAGAATGTATTTTGGTCATCAGCGGTAATGGTGAAATTATTGAGCCTGATGATGGAGTGGTGGCTATTGGTTCCGGCGGCTCGTACGCCATAGCGGCCGCCCGGGCGCTGGTCAAACATACCGGCATGAATGCCGCCGAAATAGCCAGGGAGGCGTTATCCATTGCTTCTGAAATCTGTGTTTATACCAATGATCATATCATAGTTGAGACATTAAAAAATGGAGGTTAA
- a CDS encoding phosphatidate cytidylyltransferase: MFRQRLLSSIIGGSILIAAVWYGEILLLAVTAALMLLGAREMILIFSKLDLKVPPIMIFPGCLFLVIAAYQYKGGFPGEVLILILVFYLIIMTIFYPRFTPFDAMVSFFSTVYTGLLIFLYLLSTLPNGFVWLVLMLACTWSNDTMAYLVGRRWGNRRMAPELSPGKTREGALGGILGSIIAAWAVALFFEQPLWPVLLLGMVTGMAAQAGDLVESAIKRQAGVKDAGKLIPGHGGILDRFDSMLFTAPLVYYYVCFILIS; this comes from the coding sequence TTGTTTAGACAGAGGTTGTTAAGTTCAATTATTGGAGGTTCCATATTAATTGCTGCGGTATGGTATGGTGAAATTTTATTGTTGGCCGTAACCGCAGCATTGATGTTACTGGGCGCCCGGGAAATGATTTTAATATTTTCCAAGCTTGATTTGAAAGTGCCCCCAATTATGATCTTCCCGGGTTGTCTATTTTTAGTCATTGCCGCATATCAATATAAAGGTGGTTTTCCGGGTGAAGTACTCATACTGATACTGGTGTTTTACTTGATCATTATGACAATATTTTACCCACGATTTACCCCCTTTGATGCAATGGTATCCTTTTTCAGCACTGTATATACCGGTTTGCTTATTTTTCTTTATTTACTCAGTACGCTGCCAAACGGTTTCGTGTGGTTGGTATTAATGCTGGCTTGTACTTGGTCCAACGACACCATGGCTTATTTGGTTGGCCGCCGGTGGGGCAACCGGCGCATGGCACCCGAACTTAGCCCGGGCAAGACAAGGGAAGGGGCTTTGGGAGGTATATTGGGCAGTATTATAGCAGCCTGGGCAGTGGCTTTGTTCTTTGAGCAACCACTGTGGCCGGTATTGTTACTGGGCATGGTCACCGGTATGGCGGCTCAAGCCGGCGATTTGGTGGAATCCGCCATTAAACGTCAAGCCGGGGTTAAAGACGCCGGCAAGCTGATACCCGGCCACGGGGGTATCCTGGATCGATTCGACAGCATGCTCTTCACGGCTCCCCTGGTATATTATTACGTGTGCTTTATTTTAATAAGCTGA
- the codY gene encoding GTP-sensing pleiotropic transcriptional regulator CodY — protein MRDLLAKTRSINKVLQKSAGYPVDFKEISTNLSENIECSIYILDRRGKVLGYSYLKGFVCDVMDDIVESPAGFPRDYNENLLRINETHANICQTVNACAFHHDKKCEYSKITTVVPIVGAGTRLGTLVLAKYDNNFTDEDLILAELGATVVGMEILRARQDRMEEEARKRAAVQIAIGTLSYSELDAVHHIFKQLDGDEGLLVASKIADRVGITRSVIVNALRKFESAGVIESKSLGMKGTFIKVLNDRLLEELDRIKEH, from the coding sequence TTGCGTGACTTGCTAGCTAAAACCCGTTCGATTAATAAAGTTTTACAAAAATCCGCGGGTTATCCGGTTGATTTCAAAGAGATTTCAACAAACTTGAGTGAAAACATCGAGTGTAGTATTTATATCTTGGATCGCCGGGGAAAGGTACTGGGTTACAGCTACCTAAAAGGTTTTGTCTGTGATGTAATGGACGATATTGTTGAGTCGCCGGCTGGTTTTCCCCGTGATTATAATGAAAACCTGTTGCGTATTAATGAAACACATGCTAACATATGTCAAACTGTCAATGCTTGTGCTTTCCATCACGATAAGAAATGTGAATATAGTAAAATTACCACTGTTGTGCCTATCGTAGGTGCCGGGACCAGGTTGGGAACGCTGGTGCTGGCTAAGTATGATAATAATTTTACAGATGAGGATTTGATTTTGGCCGAGCTCGGTGCCACTGTGGTCGGTATGGAAATTCTGCGGGCCCGTCAGGATCGCATGGAAGAAGAGGCCAGAAAACGCGCTGCGGTCCAAATTGCCATCGGCACCTTATCCTACTCCGAACTTGATGCGGTGCACCACATATTCAAACAACTGGACGGAGATGAAGGTTTATTGGTGGCAAGTAAAATAGCGGACCGGGTTGGTATAACCAGATCCGTGATTGTAAACGCTTTGCGTAAATTTGAAAGTGCCGGTGTTATTGAATCCAAATCCCTGGGTATGAAAGGTACCTTTATTAAAGTTTTAAACGACCGCCTATTAGAAGAACTGGATCGGATTAAAGAACATTAA
- the hslU gene encoding ATP-dependent protease ATPase subunit HslU, with protein MNSLTPRQIVAELDKYVVGQKQAKKAVAVALRNRYRRSKLPEDLRDEVMPKNILMIGPTGVGKTEIARRLAKLVKAPLIKVEATKFTEVGYVGRDVESMVRDLVETAIRMVRSERMAQVEEKAKIMAEERIVELLAPMPREDKTVRNPLEMLFGAGRQPDQADKNYQYQQQMASRIKFERETLREKLSRGELEEEHVEIEVEDNRPPVMEVITGSGVEEMGVNISDMLGNIFPKKKRLRRLTVAEARKVLTQQEAQKLIDMDEVISSAVQLAENDGIIFLDEIDKIAMREGGAGPDVSRGGVQRDILPIVEGSTVMTKYGPVKTDHILFIAAGAFHMSKPSDLIPELQGRFPIRVELTSLTKEDFWHILVEPQNSLIRQYIELLRTEGVEITFSPNSLVKIAEIAYTVNEQTENIGARRLHTIMEKLLEDISFEAPELESGLFNIDEQYVAEKLSGIVSDLDLSRYIL; from the coding sequence ATGAATTCGCTGACGCCCAGGCAAATCGTTGCTGAACTGGACAAATACGTTGTTGGCCAAAAGCAAGCGAAAAAAGCGGTGGCCGTTGCTTTGCGTAACCGGTACCGGAGAAGCAAGTTGCCTGAAGACTTACGTGATGAAGTGATGCCCAAAAATATATTGATGATCGGTCCCACGGGTGTGGGTAAAACTGAAATTGCCCGCCGTCTGGCTAAACTTGTCAAAGCACCACTGATCAAGGTGGAAGCCACAAAGTTTACTGAAGTGGGCTATGTGGGAAGAGATGTTGAGTCGATGGTGCGGGATTTAGTGGAGACGGCCATTCGCATGGTGCGCAGCGAAAGAATGGCCCAGGTGGAGGAAAAGGCTAAAATAATGGCCGAAGAGCGAATTGTCGAGCTGCTGGCTCCCATGCCCAGGGAAGATAAAACCGTGCGTAATCCCCTGGAAATGTTGTTCGGTGCCGGTCGCCAGCCGGACCAGGCTGATAAGAATTACCAGTACCAACAGCAAATGGCCAGCCGGATTAAATTCGAAAGGGAAACCTTGCGGGAAAAATTATCCAGGGGGGAACTTGAAGAAGAGCATGTGGAAATTGAAGTAGAGGATAACCGGCCACCTGTGATGGAAGTTATTACGGGTTCGGGTGTGGAGGAAATGGGCGTTAATATCAGTGACATGCTGGGTAACATTTTCCCCAAGAAAAAACGCTTGCGCCGGTTAACCGTTGCCGAAGCACGCAAGGTTCTAACCCAGCAGGAGGCCCAAAAGCTTATTGACATGGACGAAGTAATCTCCTCCGCCGTACAGTTGGCAGAAAACGACGGTATTATATTTTTGGACGAAATCGACAAAATTGCCATGCGTGAGGGCGGTGCCGGACCTGATGTCTCCCGGGGTGGTGTGCAGAGGGACATCCTACCTATAGTGGAGGGTTCCACCGTCATGACTAAATATGGGCCGGTCAAAACGGATCACATATTATTCATTGCCGCCGGAGCTTTCCACATGTCCAAACCGTCCGATTTGATTCCCGAGTTGCAGGGCCGCTTTCCCATCAGGGTGGAATTAACCAGCCTGACCAAGGAAGATTTTTGGCATATTTTAGTCGAACCCCAAAATTCCTTAATCAGGCAATACATAGAATTATTGCGTACGGAAGGGGTAGAGATTACTTTTTCACCAAATTCCCTTGTGAAAATTGCAGAAATCGCTTATACTGTTAATGAACAAACAGAGAATATCGGTGCCAGAAGACTGCATACCATCATGGAGAAATTGCTGGAGGATATTTCTTTTGAGGCCCCCGAGCTTGAAAGCGGGTTATTTAATATTGATGAACAATATGTTGCCGAAAAATTGAGCGGAATAGTGAGTGATTTAGATTTGAGCCGGTATATATTGTAA
- the pyrH gene encoding UMP kinase, which produces MDTPRYKRVVLKLSGEALAGTRGYGIDPEVVYSIAVQIKEVVQLGVEVAAVIGGGNIWRGVAGSTKGMDRATADYMGMLATVINSLALQDALAKHGVDTRVQTAIEMREVAEPYIRRRAIRHLEKGRVVIFAAGTGNPYFSTDTTAALRAAEIEAEVILMAKRVDGVYDSDPLCNKDAVKFGQLTYIDLLNKGLGVMDSTATSLCMDNRIPLFVFGLNEPGNIKRAVLGENVGTYVGGDLSDASV; this is translated from the coding sequence ATGGATACGCCCAGGTATAAGAGGGTTGTATTAAAATTAAGCGGTGAGGCATTGGCTGGAACCAGGGGATATGGCATAGATCCCGAAGTCGTATATTCCATAGCGGTACAGATAAAAGAAGTGGTTCAGTTGGGTGTTGAAGTGGCGGCAGTCATCGGCGGCGGCAATATATGGCGGGGTGTAGCCGGGAGCACCAAAGGGATGGACAGGGCCACTGCCGATTATATGGGTATGCTGGCTACGGTAATTAACTCCCTGGCCTTGCAGGATGCCTTAGCTAAACATGGCGTTGACACCAGGGTGCAAACCGCCATTGAGATGCGCGAAGTGGCTGAACCGTATATTCGGCGACGGGCTATCAGGCACCTGGAAAAGGGCCGGGTGGTTATTTTTGCCGCAGGCACTGGTAACCCCTATTTCTCCACAGATACCACCGCCGCTTTAAGGGCGGCGGAAATAGAGGCCGAGGTAATTTTAATGGCCAAGCGGGTTGACGGTGTTTATGATTCCGATCCGCTTTGCAATAAAGACGCTGTAAAATTTGGTCAGCTAACCTACATCGATCTGCTAAACAAAGGGCTTGGGGTAATGGATTCAACAGCTACCTCCTTGTGCATGGATAACCGTATTCCACTGTTTGTTTTCGGCCTTAATGAACCGGGTAACATTAAACGAGCTGTTTTAGGTGAAAATGTTGGGACGTATGTTGGAGGTGATTTGAGTGACGCTTCTGTCTGA
- the frr gene encoding ribosome recycling factor, with product MQKSVEVVKKEFASLRAGRATPALLDKIMVQYYGTPTPVNQLANINIPEARLLVIQPWDKNALPDIEKAILKSDLGITPASDGNVIRLTVPQLTKERRAELVKVIKKKAEDGRVAIRNLRREANDGLKSQQKNGDISEDELRRLQDEVQKLTDKYIKEIDALFAAKEKEILTI from the coding sequence ATGCAGAAATCAGTGGAAGTAGTAAAGAAAGAGTTTGCCTCGTTGCGTGCTGGCAGGGCTACTCCTGCTTTGTTGGATAAGATTATGGTGCAATACTACGGTACCCCTACACCTGTAAATCAGCTGGCAAATATTAATATTCCGGAGGCGCGATTGCTGGTTATTCAGCCTTGGGATAAAAATGCACTGCCGGATATCGAAAAGGCAATATTAAAATCGGATTTAGGAATTACCCCGGCCAGTGACGGTAATGTAATTAGGTTGACAGTGCCGCAATTGACCAAGGAGAGAAGAGCTGAGCTGGTAAAGGTCATCAAGAAGAAGGCTGAAGATGGCCGGGTTGCCATACGTAACTTACGCCGGGAGGCTAACGATGGATTAAAGAGTCAGCAAAAGAACGGGGATATCTCTGAAGATGAGTTGCGGCGTTTACAAGATGAAGTACAAAAGTTAACGGACAAATACATAAAGGAAATTGATGCATTGTTTGCCGCTAAGGAAAAGGAGATTCTGACGATCTAG
- a CDS encoding tyrosine recombinase XerC has product MYGYMDGFFVYLQTEKNASPHTVKSYDDDLYDGLTFFARFMGREDYNIHPGQITKELFRSYLADMRARRKSGATIARRVSTWRSFFKYLCREGVLEDNPLSGISIPKRDRKLPLFLAEADMARLVECPQRQKLLGARDRAVLETLYGAGIRVSELVGINIGDVDLSRGTVKITAKGDRERLAPLGGFALDALRYYMHQVRPLLIARKKGRQEALFVNSKGGRLTDRGVRWLVKQYVQQLQLQAKISPHTFRHSYATHLLDRGADLRSVQELLGHARLSTTQIYTHLSKERIKRVYDQCHPRS; this is encoded by the coding sequence ATGTACGGGTATATGGATGGCTTTTTTGTATATTTACAAACCGAAAAAAATGCTTCCCCCCATACCGTTAAGAGTTATGATGATGATTTATATGATGGACTTACTTTTTTCGCCCGGTTCATGGGCCGGGAAGACTATAATATCCACCCGGGCCAGATTACCAAAGAATTATTTCGGAGTTACCTGGCGGATATGCGTGCGCGCCGGAAATCAGGCGCCACCATAGCCAGGCGGGTATCCACCTGGCGGTCTTTTTTCAAATACTTGTGCCGGGAAGGAGTTTTGGAAGATAACCCCCTTTCTGGAATAAGTATTCCCAAGCGTGATAGGAAATTGCCTCTCTTTTTGGCGGAAGCCGATATGGCACGGTTGGTGGAATGTCCCCAGCGGCAAAAATTGTTAGGTGCACGGGACCGGGCTGTCCTGGAAACTTTATACGGTGCCGGTATCCGGGTGAGTGAACTGGTGGGTATTAATATCGGTGATGTGGACCTGAGCAGGGGAACAGTAAAGATTACCGCCAAAGGAGATCGGGAACGTTTGGCCCCACTGGGCGGCTTTGCATTGGATGCGTTGCGTTATTATATGCACCAGGTGCGCCCGCTATTAATAGCAAGGAAAAAGGGTCGGCAGGAGGCCCTTTTTGTTAATAGCAAAGGTGGCCGGTTAACAGATAGAGGTGTACGCTGGCTGGTTAAGCAATATGTACAACAGTTGCAGCTGCAGGCAAAAATCAGCCCGCATACTTTTCGCCATTCATACGCTACCCATCTACTGGATCGTGGTGCTGATTTGCGGTCGGTGCAGGAGCTTTTGGGGCATGCACGGCTATCCACCACCCAAATTTATACCCATTTAAGCAAGGAACGTATCAAACGAGTTTATGATCAATGCCATCCCAGATCTTGA
- a CDS encoding isoprenyl transferase has protein sequence MLKRLLGGRHKSTLSEEELMKQLDISKLPVHVAIIMDGNGRWATRRGAPRSFGHRAGVNALREVVKLSVELKLKYLTVYAFSTENWKRPREEVNILMNLLVEYLYKEIDELCANNVHINPMGILSELPPKPREAVDMAIRRSKNNTGLVFNVALNYGGRSELLKAVREIGQKINSGEIKVEEINEQVIADHLFTKGQPDPDLLIRPSGDCRVSNFLLWQLAYTEFWLTDVMWPDFGRREFLQALLDFQKRERRFGGLIT, from the coding sequence ATGTTGAAACGGCTGTTGGGCGGACGTCATAAATCTACACTAAGTGAAGAAGAATTGATGAAACAGCTGGACATTTCCAAGTTGCCGGTACATGTTGCCATTATCATGGACGGCAACGGGCGGTGGGCTACCAGGCGGGGAGCGCCCAGGTCGTTTGGACACAGGGCTGGCGTCAACGCTTTACGTGAAGTTGTAAAATTAAGCGTGGAGCTTAAATTAAAGTATTTGACGGTATATGCCTTTTCTACCGAGAATTGGAAAAGGCCGCGTGAGGAAGTAAACATATTAATGAACTTGTTGGTGGAGTACCTGTACAAAGAAATTGACGAGCTGTGTGCCAATAATGTTCATATTAATCCAATGGGTATATTGTCCGAGTTGCCCCCTAAGCCCCGGGAAGCGGTGGATATGGCCATCCGGCGCAGCAAAAATAATACCGGCCTGGTTTTTAATGTGGCCTTAAATTACGGCGGTAGGTCCGAACTACTGAAAGCTGTGCGGGAAATCGGACAAAAAATTAATAGCGGTGAAATAAAAGTTGAGGAAATAAATGAACAAGTTATAGCCGATCATTTATTTACTAAGGGCCAACCCGACCCGGACCTGCTAATCAGGCCGTCGGGCGATTGCCGGGTTAGTAACTTTCTCTTGTGGCAACTGGCTTATACAGAATTTTGGCTTACAGATGTTATGTGGCCGGATTTTGGCAGGAGGGAATTTTTACAGGCATTATTAGATTTTCAAAAAAGGGAGAGGCGTTTTGGCGGTCTCATTACATAA